One stretch of Ipomoea triloba cultivar NCNSP0323 chromosome 8, ASM357664v1 DNA includes these proteins:
- the LOC116027723 gene encoding lysine-specific demethylase lid isoform X1 produces the protein MGRGRPRAVEKGVLGQNTSASRSGSFNIPPGPVYYPTEEDFRDPLEYIYKIKEEAEKYGICKIVPPKNWKPPFALDRDLFTFPTKTQAIHQLQARCASCDPKTFELEYNRFLEEHCGRKGKKRVVFEGAELDFCKLFNAVKRFGGYEKVAKEKKWGEVFRFVRSGGKITECAKHVLSQLYLEHLYDYEEYCAKLNKVRNKGCKRRSIPDRKSVHEFESSSSKRRRKNTEGERHEMHKAKEEEFDQICEQCKSGLHGEVMLLCDRCNKGWHIYCLSPPLKQVPPGNWYCLECLNSEKDSFGFVPGKDFSLEAFRRVDDRAKRKWFGSSSVSRVQLEKKFWEIVEGLAGEVDVLYGNDLDTSVYGSGFPRGTDQRPTTVGAEIWDEYCASPWNLNNLPKLQGSVLQAVHQNIAGVMVPWLYIGMLFSSFCWHFEDHCFYSMNYHHWGEPKCWYSVPGSEVHAFEKVMRNSLPDLFDAQPDLLFQLVTMLNPCVLQENGVPVYSVLQEPGNFIITFPRSYHSGFNFGLNCAEAVNFAPADWLPHGGFGAELYQLYRKAAVLSHEELLCVVAKNDLDTKVSPYLKMELLRVYNKEKSWRERLWRNGIVNSSTMSPRKQPQYVTTEEDPTCIICQQYLYLSAVACSCRPSAFVCLEHWEHLCECKANKLCLLYRHTLAELRDLVLFTDKHCSEDAAKNIQNQALSSIDSAALSKKVKGNSVNHEQLADKWLLKCNKILQSPYSSDAYINALKEAEQFLWAGHEMDPVREMAKKLIESQNWAQNVRNCLSRLESWSCNGDHDFEKVQMELVDNLLSLSPAPCTDSAYLKLKDYQKKARVLIQEIDSVLSSCPKISVAELDNLQSKILGLPIYVKESENLIRILSSVKAWKDTARKCISEKFPAAVEADVLYKLQEEIPDLQVELPEVKILLDLIGKVELCRSECKKMLEGSISLKLVQELELLINEWDAFTVNILELELLKQYHKDAVSWKSRVKSILVNISDREDQEHVVDELTCIQRDASSLKIQVEELPYIEIELKKASCRVKALKALHGKTSIDFIEHLMVEASTLHIEKENIFIDISGIYAIAVSWEEKAKHLLGSKADISEFEDAIRASENLIVILPSLDDIKDAISLAKSWLLKSRAFITDNSPAAFTPCFLHKVEDLKELASQSKLLKISLREQPLIQTLLDKCMKWKQDACSLLNDADCLLNVDVMGDQNFSSLSQKLEHQISLMESAIQAAHYLGFEFDMISKLQGACSTFQWCVKALSFSSTVPSIEEIEKSLEIAGRFPTIYASCRLCIVLFDGVIWLKKALEVSVPSNLRRYNLEDAEEVLRQSQNVHVSSPVIVSELKKAIGKHNLWLEQVQLFFSLDLRDRSLDMLLQLKELGSNDAFNCSEMDMVFSEVHKIEEWKHRCVDMFWTSGDANILCSALLEIRNTLGRSFCIFDGSSCSKIQDLCIFCSTATDNQKLLTCSSCKDCFHLGCIGQPSLETSVPFTCPYCQFMRSGKISKSGYLLKIGRKRFELKELNKLLSDAEDLCLWIEEISLLSQIVDKGLELSACLGEILDFALACVDKDLSVVSTKLCVALKAVDVTGFHECESNCKLELALSRNSWRVGAQKLMDGPQKPTIQQLRQHLKEGLAISISSKDYFRQRLNEVRNIGLQWADTAKKVAADGGALQLDKVFDLISEGENLAVNCEKELKLLRDRSMLYCICRRPNDQRPMIACDKCDEWYHFDCIHLSSSSLPKTYICPACIDEREDADNASIPTSEEGCGIGKPKEPQTPSPRHTEARRKSRKLKAAIDIAIAIGEEKAAAPRQCSNVVGLLLWRNRKPCKRAARKRTDLESLSHWFSSVNNSNS, from the exons ATGGGGAGAGGGAGGCCAAGGGCAGTGGAGAAAGGGGTGTTAGGGCAAAACACAAGCGCATCTAGAAGTGGGTCGTTCAATATACCACCAGGGCCGGTGTATTATCCGACTGAGGAAGATTTCAGGGACCctttagagtatatatataagatcaaGGAAGAGGCTGAGAAGTATGGGATCTGTAAGATTGTACCTCCCAAGAACTGGAAACCCCCTTTTGCGTTGGATAGAGATTTATTCACATTTCCCACAAAAACTCAGGCCATTCATCAGCTGCAGGCACGCTGTGCTTCATGTGATCCTAAGACTTTTGAGCTAGAGTATAATAGGTTTTTAGAGGAGCACTGTGGAAGGAAGGGGAAAAAGAGGGTTGTGTTTGAAGGGGCAGAATTGGATTTCTGTAAATTATTTAATGCAGTGAAGCGGTTTGGAGGCTATGAAAAGGTTGCAAAGGAGAAGAAGTGGGGGGAAGTGTTTAGGTTTGTGCGTTCAGGTGGGAAGATCACAGAGTGCGCGAAGCATGTCTTGTCTCAGCTGTACCTTGAACATTTGTATGATTATGAAGAGTATTGTGCTAAGTTGAATAAGGTTAGGAATAAGGGTTGTAAACGAAGATCTATACCTGATAGAAAAAGTGTGCATGAGTTTGAAAGTTCTAGTTCGAAGAGAAGGCGAAAGAATACTGAGGGTGAGAGACATGAAATGCACAAAGCAAAGGAGGAAGAGTTTGACCAAATATGTGAACAATGCAAAAGTGGTCTGCACGGGGAAGTAATGCTTCTCTGTGATCGATGCAATAAGGGCTGGCATATTTATTGTTTATCACCACCTCTAAAACAAGTTCCACCTGGGAACTGGTACTGCTTAGAGTGCTTAAATTCTGAAAAGGATAGCTTTGGTTTTGTGCCTGGCAAGGATTTTTCATTGGAAGCTTTTAGGCGTGTGGATGATCGAGCTAAGAGAAAGTGGTTTGGATCATCATCTGTCTCACGGGTTCAACTAGAAAAGAAGTTTTGGGAAATAGTAGAGGGATTAGCAGGTGAAGTTGATGTTCTCTATGGCAATGACTTGGACACTTCTGTTTATGGGAGTGGATTCCCTCGTGGAACCGACCAAAGGCCTACAACAGTAGGAGCTGAAATATGGGATGAGTATTGTGCTAGCCCATGGAATCTTAATAACTTACCCAAGTTGCAAGGTTCAGTGCTACAAGCTGTTCATCAAAACATTGCTGGTGTTATGGTGCCTTGGCTTTACATTGGGATGCTATTCTCTTCATTCTGCTGGCATTTTGAAGACCATTGCTTCTACTCCATGAACTATCATCACTG GGGGGAGCCAAAATGCTGGTATAGTGTTCCCGGTAGTGAAGTCCATGCTTTTGAGAAG GTTATGCGAAATAGTCTCCCTGATCTATTTGATGCACAACCAGATCTCTTGTTTCAGCTTGTAACCATGTTGAATCCATGTGTCCTGCAAGAAAATGGAGTCCCTGTTTACAGTGTCTTGCAG GAGCCTGGCAACTTCATTATTACCTTCCCCAGATCTTACCACTCAGGCTTCAACTTCG GCTTAAATTGTGCTGAGGCTGTCAATTTCGCACCTGCTGATTGGCTACCTCATGGTGGTTTTGGAGCTGAATTGTACCAACTTTACCGAAAAGCTGCTGTGTTATCTCATGAAGAGCTGCTCTGTGTGGTGGCAAAG aaTGATTTGGATACTAAGGTCTCACCATACTTAAAAATGGAACTGCTTAGGGTCTATAATAAGGAAAAGTCCTGGAGAGAGCGACTTTGGAGGAATGGCATAGTTAACTCTTCAACAATGTCACCTCGTAAGCAGCCTCAGTATGTGACTACTGAAGAG GACCCTACATGCATTATATGCCAACAATATTTGTATCTTTCTGCTGTAGCATGCAGCTGTAGACCATCTGCTTTTGTTTGCCTTGAG CACTGGGAACACCTATGTGAATGCAAGGCCAACAAACTTTGCCTTCTTTATCGTCATACTCTGGCAGAGTTGCGTGATCTAGTCCTCTTTACTGACAAGCATTGTTCTGAGGATGCAGCCAAAAACATTCAAAACCAGGCTCTATCTTCGATTGATTCTGCTGCACTATCAAAAAAG GTTAAAGGTAACTCTGTCAACCATGAGCAGCTTGCTGACAAATGGCTTTTGAAGTGTAATAAGATTCTGCAGAGTCCATATTCCAGTGATGCTTATATCAATGCATTGAAGGAAGCTGAACAGTTTCTGTGGGCTGGTCATGAAATGGATCCT GTCAGAGAAATGGCAAAGAAATTGATTGAATCTCAGAATTGGGCTCAAAACGTAAGAAATTGCCTCTCTAGATTAGAGTCATGGTCATGTAATGGTGATCATGATTTTGAAAAGGTCCAGATGGAGCTTGTTGACAATTTGCTAAGTCTAAGTCCTGCCCCTTGCACTGATTCTGCCTATCTCAAATTGAAG GATTACCAGAAAAAAGCTAGAGTTCTGATTCAGGAAATTGATTCTGTTCTTTCATCATGTCCGAAGATTTCT GTAGCTGAATTGGATAACTTGCAATCTAAGATACTTGGTTTGCCTATCTATGTAAAAGAAAGTGAGAACTTGATACGGATACTGTCTTCTGTTAAG GCATGGAAAGACACTGCTAGAAAGTGCATCTCTGAGAAGTTTCCTGCTGCAGTGGAGGCAGATGTTCTCTACAAATTGCAAGAGGAG ATCCCAGATCTTCAAGTTGAACTCCCTgaagttaaaattttattagattTAATTGGAAAAGTTGAACTATGTCGCTCTGAGTGCAAAAAGATGTTGGAAGGTTCTATTAGCCTAAAG CTTGTACAGGAACTTGAATTACTTATAAATGAATGGGATGCTTTTACTGTTAACATTCTGGAGCTTGAACTTCTGAAACAATATCATAAAGATGCTGTGTCTTGGAAATCCCGTGTTAAGAGCATTCTAGTAAACATCAGTGATAGGGAGGATCAGGAACATGTTGTTGACGAGTTAACTTGCATTCAGAGGGATGCATCTTCTCTGAAAATTCAAG TTGAGGAGCTGCCTTATATTGAAATTGAGTTAAAAAAGGCTAGCTGCAGGGTAAAAGCATTGAAG GCACTTCATGGCAAAACATCTATCGATTTTATTGAGCATCTGATGGTGGAGGCTAGCAC ATTGCATATTGAGAAAGAGAATATTTTCATTGATATTTCTGGGATATATGCAATTGCTGTTTCTTGGGAAGAAAAAGCAAAGCATTTACTTGGAAGTAAGGCAGATATATCTGAATTCGAGGATGCTATTAG GGCTTCTGAAAATTTGATTGTCATTCTACCATCTCTTGATGATATTAAGGATGCAATTTCCTTGGCCAAGTCTTGGCTACTCAAATCTAGAGCATTTATAACAGATAATTCACCCGCAGCATTCACTCCATGCTTTTTGCATAAAGTTGAGGACCTGAAG GAGTTGGCATCTCAGTCAAAGCTTCTGAAGATATCTTTGAGAGAACAACCACTCATTCAGACACTCCTTGATAAGTGCATGAAATGGAAGCAGGATGCCTGCTCTTTGTTGAATGATGCAGATTGCCTTTTGAATGTTGATGTTATGGGTGATCAAAATTTTAGCTCTCTCAGTCAAAAACTTGAACATCAAATTTCATTAATGGAGAGTGCCATACAAGCTGCTCACTATCTTGGCTTTGAGTTTGATATGATTTCTAAACTTCAAGGTGCCTGCTCTACTTTCCAGTGGTGTGTCAAGgctctttctttctcttctacTGTTCCTTCCATTGAG GAAATTGAAAAGAGTTTGGAAATTGCTGGCCGTTTCCCAACTATATATGCATCTTGTAGGTTGTGTATTGTGCTGTTTGATGGGGTAATTTGGCTTAAGAAAGCCTTGGAAGTTTCTGTTCCATCTAATCTCAGAAGATACAACTTAGAGGATGCTGAGGAAGTACTTAGACAGTCTCAG AATGTTCATGTGTCATCTCCTGTGATAGTCTCTGAACTTAAGAAGGCTATTGGGAAGCATAA TTTGTGGCTGGAGCAAGTGCAATTATTTTTCAGCCTTGACTTGAGGGATCGGTCATTGGACATGTTACTGCAGCTTAAG GAACTTGGAAGCAATGATGCATTTAATTGTTCTGAAATGGACATGGTTTTCTCTGAGGTTCATAAAATAGAGGAGTGGAAGCATCGCTGCGTAGATATGTTTTGGACTTCTGGAGATGCAAATATACTGTGTAGTGCTCTTTTAGAG ATTAGAAATACTCTTGGTAGGTCATTTTGCATTTTTGACGGGTCTAGCTGTTCCAAAATCCAAGATCTGTGTATATTCTGCTCAACTGCTACTGACAACCAGAAGCTTTTgacttgttcttcttgcaaGGACTG CTTCCACTTGGGCTGCATTGGACAACCATCCTTGGAAACAAGTGTTCCATTTACTTGCCCCTATTGCCAATTCATGAGAAGTGGGAAAATATCTAAAAGTGGTTATCTGCTG AAAATAGGGCGGAAGCGTTTTGAATTGAAGGAGCTCAACAAGCTTTTGTCAGATGCTGAGGATCTCTGTTTATG GATTGAGGAAATATCATTACTTAGCCAAATTGTGGACAAAGGTCTTGAGCTTAGTGCTTGCTTAGGAGAAATCTTGGATTTTGCATTAGCTTGTGTTGACAAGGATCTGAGTGTTGTTTCTACAAAACTGTGTGTTGCACTGAAG GCAGTAGATGTGACTGGTTTTCATGAATGTGAATCAAACTGCAAATTGGAGTTGGCATTGTCAAGAAATTCATGGAGAGTTGGAGCTCAAAAACTTATGGACGGTCCACAGAAGCCTACAATTCAACAGCTTCGGCAGCATTTAAAAGAG GGACTAGCTATAAGCATTTCTTCCAAAGATTACTTTAGACAGAGACTGAATGAAGTAAGGAATATAGGATTGCAATGGGCCGACACTGCAAAGAAG GTTGCTGCAGATGGTGGTGCACTTCAACTGGATAAAGTCTTTGATCTCATCTCCGAGGGTGAAAACTTGGCTGTGAATTGTGAGAAGGAACTGAAA TTGTTGAGGGATCGGAGTATGCTTTATTGCATCTGTCGGAGACCAAATGATCAGAGACCAATGATCGCGTGTGATAAATGTGATGAGTGGTACCATTTTGATTGCATTCACTTGTCTTCCTCTTCCCTCCCGAAAACCTACATCTGCCCAGCTTgtattgatgaaagggaagatGCCGACAATGCATCAATACCAACTAGTGAAGAGGG GTGTGGCATTGGAAAACCGAAGGAGCCCCAAACACCTTCTCCTCGACACACAGAGGCGAGAAGGAAGAGTAGAAAACTGAAAGCTGCCATTGACATTGCCATTGCCATTGGCGAGGAAAAAGCAGCAGCCCCAAGGCAGTGTAGTAATGTTGTGGGATTGTTGTTGTGGAGAAACCGGAAGCCATGTAAAAGAGCAGCTCGGAAACGAACAGATCTGGAGAGCTTGTCTCACTGGTTTTCTTCTGTAAATAATAGTAATTCATAG
- the LOC116027723 gene encoding lysine-specific demethylase lid isoform X2: MGRGRPRAVEKGVLGQNTSASRSGSFNIPPGPVYYPTEEDFRDPLEYIYKIKEEAEKYGICKIVPPKNWKPPFALDRDLFTFPTKTQAIHQLQARCASCDPKTFELEYNRFLEEHCGRKGKKRVVFEGAELDFCKLFNAVKRFGGYEKVAKEKKWGEVFRFVRSGGKITECAKHVLSQLYLEHLYDYEEYCAKLNKVRNKGCKRRSIPDRKSVHEFESSSSKRRRKNTEGERHEMHKAKEEEFDQICEQCKSGLHGEVMLLCDRCNKGWHIYCLSPPLKQVPPGNWYCLECLNSEKDSFGFVPGKDFSLEAFRRVDDRAKRKWFGSSSVSRVQLEKKFWEIVEGLAGEVDVLYGNDLDTSVYGSGFPRGTDQRPTTVGAEIWDEYCASPWNLNNLPKLQGSVLQAVHQNIAGVMVPWLYIGMLFSSFCWHFEDHCFYSMNYHHWGEPKCWYSVPGSEVHAFEKVMRNSLPDLFDAQPDLLFQLVTMLNPCVLQENGVPVYSVLQEPGNFIITFPRSYHSGFNFGLNCAEAVNFAPADWLPHGGFGAELYQLYRKAAVLSHEELLCVVAKNDLDTKVSPYLKMELLRVYNKEKSWRERLWRNGIVNSSTMSPRKQPQYVTTEEDPTCIICQQYLYLSAVACSCRPSAFVCLEHWEHLCECKANKLCLLYRHTLAELRDLVLFTDKHCSEDAAKNIQNQALSSIDSAALSKKVKGNSVNHEQLADKWLLKCNKILQSPYSSDAYINALKEAEQFLWAGHEMDPVREMAKKLIESQNWAQNVRNCLSRLESWSCNGDHDFEKVQMELVDNLLSLSPAPCTDSAYLKLKDYQKKARVLIQEIDSVLSSCPKISVAELDNLQSKILGLPIYVKESENLIRILSSVKAWKDTARKCISEKFPAAVEADVLYKLQEEIPDLQVELPEVKILLDLIGKVELCRSECKKMLEGSISLKELELLINEWDAFTVNILELELLKQYHKDAVSWKSRVKSILVNISDREDQEHVVDELTCIQRDASSLKIQVEELPYIEIELKKASCRVKALKALHGKTSIDFIEHLMVEASTLHIEKENIFIDISGIYAIAVSWEEKAKHLLGSKADISEFEDAIRASENLIVILPSLDDIKDAISLAKSWLLKSRAFITDNSPAAFTPCFLHKVEDLKELASQSKLLKISLREQPLIQTLLDKCMKWKQDACSLLNDADCLLNVDVMGDQNFSSLSQKLEHQISLMESAIQAAHYLGFEFDMISKLQGACSTFQWCVKALSFSSTVPSIEEIEKSLEIAGRFPTIYASCRLCIVLFDGVIWLKKALEVSVPSNLRRYNLEDAEEVLRQSQNVHVSSPVIVSELKKAIGKHNLWLEQVQLFFSLDLRDRSLDMLLQLKELGSNDAFNCSEMDMVFSEVHKIEEWKHRCVDMFWTSGDANILCSALLEIRNTLGRSFCIFDGSSCSKIQDLCIFCSTATDNQKLLTCSSCKDCFHLGCIGQPSLETSVPFTCPYCQFMRSGKISKSGYLLKIGRKRFELKELNKLLSDAEDLCLWIEEISLLSQIVDKGLELSACLGEILDFALACVDKDLSVVSTKLCVALKAVDVTGFHECESNCKLELALSRNSWRVGAQKLMDGPQKPTIQQLRQHLKEGLAISISSKDYFRQRLNEVRNIGLQWADTAKKVAADGGALQLDKVFDLISEGENLAVNCEKELKLLRDRSMLYCICRRPNDQRPMIACDKCDEWYHFDCIHLSSSSLPKTYICPACIDEREDADNASIPTSEEGCGIGKPKEPQTPSPRHTEARRKSRKLKAAIDIAIAIGEEKAAAPRQCSNVVGLLLWRNRKPCKRAARKRTDLESLSHWFSSVNNSNS; this comes from the exons ATGGGGAGAGGGAGGCCAAGGGCAGTGGAGAAAGGGGTGTTAGGGCAAAACACAAGCGCATCTAGAAGTGGGTCGTTCAATATACCACCAGGGCCGGTGTATTATCCGACTGAGGAAGATTTCAGGGACCctttagagtatatatataagatcaaGGAAGAGGCTGAGAAGTATGGGATCTGTAAGATTGTACCTCCCAAGAACTGGAAACCCCCTTTTGCGTTGGATAGAGATTTATTCACATTTCCCACAAAAACTCAGGCCATTCATCAGCTGCAGGCACGCTGTGCTTCATGTGATCCTAAGACTTTTGAGCTAGAGTATAATAGGTTTTTAGAGGAGCACTGTGGAAGGAAGGGGAAAAAGAGGGTTGTGTTTGAAGGGGCAGAATTGGATTTCTGTAAATTATTTAATGCAGTGAAGCGGTTTGGAGGCTATGAAAAGGTTGCAAAGGAGAAGAAGTGGGGGGAAGTGTTTAGGTTTGTGCGTTCAGGTGGGAAGATCACAGAGTGCGCGAAGCATGTCTTGTCTCAGCTGTACCTTGAACATTTGTATGATTATGAAGAGTATTGTGCTAAGTTGAATAAGGTTAGGAATAAGGGTTGTAAACGAAGATCTATACCTGATAGAAAAAGTGTGCATGAGTTTGAAAGTTCTAGTTCGAAGAGAAGGCGAAAGAATACTGAGGGTGAGAGACATGAAATGCACAAAGCAAAGGAGGAAGAGTTTGACCAAATATGTGAACAATGCAAAAGTGGTCTGCACGGGGAAGTAATGCTTCTCTGTGATCGATGCAATAAGGGCTGGCATATTTATTGTTTATCACCACCTCTAAAACAAGTTCCACCTGGGAACTGGTACTGCTTAGAGTGCTTAAATTCTGAAAAGGATAGCTTTGGTTTTGTGCCTGGCAAGGATTTTTCATTGGAAGCTTTTAGGCGTGTGGATGATCGAGCTAAGAGAAAGTGGTTTGGATCATCATCTGTCTCACGGGTTCAACTAGAAAAGAAGTTTTGGGAAATAGTAGAGGGATTAGCAGGTGAAGTTGATGTTCTCTATGGCAATGACTTGGACACTTCTGTTTATGGGAGTGGATTCCCTCGTGGAACCGACCAAAGGCCTACAACAGTAGGAGCTGAAATATGGGATGAGTATTGTGCTAGCCCATGGAATCTTAATAACTTACCCAAGTTGCAAGGTTCAGTGCTACAAGCTGTTCATCAAAACATTGCTGGTGTTATGGTGCCTTGGCTTTACATTGGGATGCTATTCTCTTCATTCTGCTGGCATTTTGAAGACCATTGCTTCTACTCCATGAACTATCATCACTG GGGGGAGCCAAAATGCTGGTATAGTGTTCCCGGTAGTGAAGTCCATGCTTTTGAGAAG GTTATGCGAAATAGTCTCCCTGATCTATTTGATGCACAACCAGATCTCTTGTTTCAGCTTGTAACCATGTTGAATCCATGTGTCCTGCAAGAAAATGGAGTCCCTGTTTACAGTGTCTTGCAG GAGCCTGGCAACTTCATTATTACCTTCCCCAGATCTTACCACTCAGGCTTCAACTTCG GCTTAAATTGTGCTGAGGCTGTCAATTTCGCACCTGCTGATTGGCTACCTCATGGTGGTTTTGGAGCTGAATTGTACCAACTTTACCGAAAAGCTGCTGTGTTATCTCATGAAGAGCTGCTCTGTGTGGTGGCAAAG aaTGATTTGGATACTAAGGTCTCACCATACTTAAAAATGGAACTGCTTAGGGTCTATAATAAGGAAAAGTCCTGGAGAGAGCGACTTTGGAGGAATGGCATAGTTAACTCTTCAACAATGTCACCTCGTAAGCAGCCTCAGTATGTGACTACTGAAGAG GACCCTACATGCATTATATGCCAACAATATTTGTATCTTTCTGCTGTAGCATGCAGCTGTAGACCATCTGCTTTTGTTTGCCTTGAG CACTGGGAACACCTATGTGAATGCAAGGCCAACAAACTTTGCCTTCTTTATCGTCATACTCTGGCAGAGTTGCGTGATCTAGTCCTCTTTACTGACAAGCATTGTTCTGAGGATGCAGCCAAAAACATTCAAAACCAGGCTCTATCTTCGATTGATTCTGCTGCACTATCAAAAAAG GTTAAAGGTAACTCTGTCAACCATGAGCAGCTTGCTGACAAATGGCTTTTGAAGTGTAATAAGATTCTGCAGAGTCCATATTCCAGTGATGCTTATATCAATGCATTGAAGGAAGCTGAACAGTTTCTGTGGGCTGGTCATGAAATGGATCCT GTCAGAGAAATGGCAAAGAAATTGATTGAATCTCAGAATTGGGCTCAAAACGTAAGAAATTGCCTCTCTAGATTAGAGTCATGGTCATGTAATGGTGATCATGATTTTGAAAAGGTCCAGATGGAGCTTGTTGACAATTTGCTAAGTCTAAGTCCTGCCCCTTGCACTGATTCTGCCTATCTCAAATTGAAG GATTACCAGAAAAAAGCTAGAGTTCTGATTCAGGAAATTGATTCTGTTCTTTCATCATGTCCGAAGATTTCT GTAGCTGAATTGGATAACTTGCAATCTAAGATACTTGGTTTGCCTATCTATGTAAAAGAAAGTGAGAACTTGATACGGATACTGTCTTCTGTTAAG GCATGGAAAGACACTGCTAGAAAGTGCATCTCTGAGAAGTTTCCTGCTGCAGTGGAGGCAGATGTTCTCTACAAATTGCAAGAGGAG ATCCCAGATCTTCAAGTTGAACTCCCTgaagttaaaattttattagattTAATTGGAAAAGTTGAACTATGTCGCTCTGAGTGCAAAAAGATGTTGGAAGGTTCTATTAGCCTAAAG GAACTTGAATTACTTATAAATGAATGGGATGCTTTTACTGTTAACATTCTGGAGCTTGAACTTCTGAAACAATATCATAAAGATGCTGTGTCTTGGAAATCCCGTGTTAAGAGCATTCTAGTAAACATCAGTGATAGGGAGGATCAGGAACATGTTGTTGACGAGTTAACTTGCATTCAGAGGGATGCATCTTCTCTGAAAATTCAAG TTGAGGAGCTGCCTTATATTGAAATTGAGTTAAAAAAGGCTAGCTGCAGGGTAAAAGCATTGAAG GCACTTCATGGCAAAACATCTATCGATTTTATTGAGCATCTGATGGTGGAGGCTAGCAC ATTGCATATTGAGAAAGAGAATATTTTCATTGATATTTCTGGGATATATGCAATTGCTGTTTCTTGGGAAGAAAAAGCAAAGCATTTACTTGGAAGTAAGGCAGATATATCTGAATTCGAGGATGCTATTAG GGCTTCTGAAAATTTGATTGTCATTCTACCATCTCTTGATGATATTAAGGATGCAATTTCCTTGGCCAAGTCTTGGCTACTCAAATCTAGAGCATTTATAACAGATAATTCACCCGCAGCATTCACTCCATGCTTTTTGCATAAAGTTGAGGACCTGAAG GAGTTGGCATCTCAGTCAAAGCTTCTGAAGATATCTTTGAGAGAACAACCACTCATTCAGACACTCCTTGATAAGTGCATGAAATGGAAGCAGGATGCCTGCTCTTTGTTGAATGATGCAGATTGCCTTTTGAATGTTGATGTTATGGGTGATCAAAATTTTAGCTCTCTCAGTCAAAAACTTGAACATCAAATTTCATTAATGGAGAGTGCCATACAAGCTGCTCACTATCTTGGCTTTGAGTTTGATATGATTTCTAAACTTCAAGGTGCCTGCTCTACTTTCCAGTGGTGTGTCAAGgctctttctttctcttctacTGTTCCTTCCATTGAG GAAATTGAAAAGAGTTTGGAAATTGCTGGCCGTTTCCCAACTATATATGCATCTTGTAGGTTGTGTATTGTGCTGTTTGATGGGGTAATTTGGCTTAAGAAAGCCTTGGAAGTTTCTGTTCCATCTAATCTCAGAAGATACAACTTAGAGGATGCTGAGGAAGTACTTAGACAGTCTCAG AATGTTCATGTGTCATCTCCTGTGATAGTCTCTGAACTTAAGAAGGCTATTGGGAAGCATAA TTTGTGGCTGGAGCAAGTGCAATTATTTTTCAGCCTTGACTTGAGGGATCGGTCATTGGACATGTTACTGCAGCTTAAG GAACTTGGAAGCAATGATGCATTTAATTGTTCTGAAATGGACATGGTTTTCTCTGAGGTTCATAAAATAGAGGAGTGGAAGCATCGCTGCGTAGATATGTTTTGGACTTCTGGAGATGCAAATATACTGTGTAGTGCTCTTTTAGAG ATTAGAAATACTCTTGGTAGGTCATTTTGCATTTTTGACGGGTCTAGCTGTTCCAAAATCCAAGATCTGTGTATATTCTGCTCAACTGCTACTGACAACCAGAAGCTTTTgacttgttcttcttgcaaGGACTG CTTCCACTTGGGCTGCATTGGACAACCATCCTTGGAAACAAGTGTTCCATTTACTTGCCCCTATTGCCAATTCATGAGAAGTGGGAAAATATCTAAAAGTGGTTATCTGCTG AAAATAGGGCGGAAGCGTTTTGAATTGAAGGAGCTCAACAAGCTTTTGTCAGATGCTGAGGATCTCTGTTTATG GATTGAGGAAATATCATTACTTAGCCAAATTGTGGACAAAGGTCTTGAGCTTAGTGCTTGCTTAGGAGAAATCTTGGATTTTGCATTAGCTTGTGTTGACAAGGATCTGAGTGTTGTTTCTACAAAACTGTGTGTTGCACTGAAG GCAGTAGATGTGACTGGTTTTCATGAATGTGAATCAAACTGCAAATTGGAGTTGGCATTGTCAAGAAATTCATGGAGAGTTGGAGCTCAAAAACTTATGGACGGTCCACAGAAGCCTACAATTCAACAGCTTCGGCAGCATTTAAAAGAG GGACTAGCTATAAGCATTTCTTCCAAAGATTACTTTAGACAGAGACTGAATGAAGTAAGGAATATAGGATTGCAATGGGCCGACACTGCAAAGAAG GTTGCTGCAGATGGTGGTGCACTTCAACTGGATAAAGTCTTTGATCTCATCTCCGAGGGTGAAAACTTGGCTGTGAATTGTGAGAAGGAACTGAAA TTGTTGAGGGATCGGAGTATGCTTTATTGCATCTGTCGGAGACCAAATGATCAGAGACCAATGATCGCGTGTGATAAATGTGATGAGTGGTACCATTTTGATTGCATTCACTTGTCTTCCTCTTCCCTCCCGAAAACCTACATCTGCCCAGCTTgtattgatgaaagggaagatGCCGACAATGCATCAATACCAACTAGTGAAGAGGG GTGTGGCATTGGAAAACCGAAGGAGCCCCAAACACCTTCTCCTCGACACACAGAGGCGAGAAGGAAGAGTAGAAAACTGAAAGCTGCCATTGACATTGCCATTGCCATTGGCGAGGAAAAAGCAGCAGCCCCAAGGCAGTGTAGTAATGTTGTGGGATTGTTGTTGTGGAGAAACCGGAAGCCATGTAAAAGAGCAGCTCGGAAACGAACAGATCTGGAGAGCTTGTCTCACTGGTTTTCTTCTGTAAATAATAGTAATTCATAG